The window GAGGCGCCCGGGACCGCCCCTGAAGGTGGCGGTCCCGGTCCTGCTGGTGGCGCTGATCTGTTTCGCCGTGGGTATCTGGGCGCTGACTCAGACCTGAGTTCGCCGGCCTCAACCGCTGACGGCTCCCGACCGCCAGGGCCGCCCCGGAATCACCAGGCCTGCGGCGGTCCTCCGTACGGCGGCTGCCCGGCCGTGCCCACGGCTGCCTGCCCGCCCGCGACGGTCGCCGCGCGTCGCCGCGCGAGCAGCGTCCACGCCCCGAGCACGAGCACGAGCACGGCGCCCGCGCCGATCCCGGCGGCGGCAACCACCTCCATCGTGTCGCTCTTGGCGGCCTGCGGGGCACTCTGCCCGTCCCTGGCCATGTCCTTGTCGTCCTGTGTGACACCGAAGAGCCCGGCGGAACCCTCGTACGGCGACGGACCCGCGGAGTTCTCGACCTTCACCTTGAGGGTCATCGGGATCGCCCTCTTGCCGTAAGCCTTCTCGACCTTCGGGCTCAGCGTCACCGACAGGTAGTACCAGCCCGCGAACCGCATGGCGCTGACATCGGCGCTGGAGGCGAACCGGTTCTCGTACGCCACCGGAGGCAGCGGATCCAGTGCCACGGAGGCCGGCTTACCCGAGTACGACAGCGGCGAGGCCTCGTCGACATGGCCGTGTGCCGGATTGTCCAGGGACAGTGCGAGCGCGCTGCCGACGTATTCGTCCGATCCGTCGACGCTGTTGCCGAGATCGACGGTGGCGAAGATCTGCTGCCCCCAGTCCACCGGCACCCGGTAGAAGCGGGTCTGCCCCGGCTCGATGGTGTCGTCCCACTCGCCGGTGTCCAGGCTGGTGGCGTCGTAATAGCTGGTGCCGCCCGGCCGTTTCTGCGCGGCCTGGGTGGGCGGTGACGGCGACGCCGACGGCCAGTTCTCCGGCGCCTCGGTCGGTACCGACCCGCCCTGCTTCAGCTTCGGCTCCGAGTTGTAGCGGAGCTCCAGGTCCCACTCCTCCGGAGTCGAGGTCTCCTTGCCCTCCCGCTCGACCAGCACGTTGTACGTACCGGCCTCGTCGCAGGTGGTGCTGCCCTTCTCCGGGACCCGGTAGGCGTACGCGGCAATCGGGCGGGGGTACTCCGCCGACTCGAACCTGGCATCCTCCGAGCTGCACTGCAGGTCCGTGCTGTCCCGGATGCTGACCGTGATGCCGTCCCCGTACGCGACCTGGCCGCCGAGCTTGGGCACCGCCACCGCCGAGACATACGCATTCGTGCCGGCATCGAGGTCGATGCGGTAGTAGAGCTTCTCGCCCGGCTTGATCGAGCTCTTGTACACGGCTCCGGGGGTCAGCGCCGACGCATCGGTGCTGATCTCCGCGCCCCGGACCGTCTTGGCCTCGGGGTCGAACGTGTACGGAGCAGGCTCCCCGGCCGCGTACGCCTGCCCCGGCAGCGCCGCCACCGCGCACATCGCCGCGACTGCGGCCAGCGTCGCCCGGCCCCTGTTGCGCTGGCTCATCACGCGCTTCCCCTCGTCGTCTGGGTGGCCGACCTGCGGCGGCTGCGCACGAACACCAGCCCCGCGATCACAACCACCACGGCGACCGCCCCGGCAGCGGCCGCGATGCCGGTCCATCCTGCCCCGCCCGTACCATCGCTGTCTGCGGCCGAAGGTGAATTGCCCCTCTTGTCCGCCTCGTTGCCCATCTTCTTCCCGAGGACGGGCGCACCGTGTTCCGGTCCGGCCCGCTCGTCGCCGAGCACCGATACCCGAAGCACCACACCGACCTGCGGGTTCTCGGCGATCTCAGCGGCCCGCGCACCCAGCGTCACGGAGATGTAGAACTCGCCCCTGGTGTGCACCGGCTGGACCGCGGAGCGGTACTCGTAACGGTTGGTCCAGGCGACCGGAACCGACCCCATCCTGATTGCGGCCGGACGACCGTTGTACATGGCCGTCGAGGTGAACTCGCCGCCACCGCCGACCGGGAAGCGGGCCGGTGTGAACAGCTGCGTCGCCCCGTACGAGTACGAGGAGGCCCGCTCCACGGTCGGCTCGTTGGCGAACTCGACGTCGTAGCGCACCTGCTGGCCCCAGCCGGCCGGAACTTTGTACCAGAGCGTCTGCGACGGCAGGATCCGGTCGCGCCACACGCCCCGGCCGAGCTCCTCGGCATCGTTGAATCCGGTGCCGCCCCGCACATCACGCGGGTCACCGGAGGGCAGCGCGGCGCTCCTGCCGCCCACGCCGTACTCCGGCTCCGAGGCGGCGGGCGTGACCCCCTTCTTCAGCGGCACCTCCACCCCGTGGACGAGCTCCAGCGGCCAACGCGCAGCATCGGAGCCCTTCCTGCTCTCCCGCTCCACCACCAGCCAGTAGCGGCCCGCCCTGTCACAGACGCGGGTTCCCTCCGGGGCGGGGATGCGGGCGACCGCCGAGGTCAGCGGGACCGCGCCCTCCTTCTGGTAGAAGTGCTCGGTGTTCGTCGCGCAGGAACTCTCGGCGCCGTACGCAATGCTGGTACGCAGCGCATCGAAGGTGTCGACAGCCGCCCCGGGCTGAGGCACAGCCGTCGCCGAGAAGTCCGCCGTGGACACCGCGTCCAGATCGACGGCGTAGTACCGCTTCTCACCCGGGCCGATGGCGTCCAGATACTGCCCGGGTGCGAGCAAAGGTGCCCGGTCGCCGGTCGCGGCGCCCTCGACCCGCTTGCCGCGGAACCGGTAGCCGTCCGCGGAGAGTTGCGATGCCCGCTGCAACTGCCTGGCCAGTGACTTGGCGTCCGGCGCGTCGTAGTAGCGGCCGTTGCCCGCCTCCGCGATGCATTCGAGCTGCTCGCGGGCCCTGCCCTTCACCTGGAAGCCGACGGTGTCGATCCGCAGTCCGGCCCTGTCGTTGCCGAGCTGCTCGGCCACCTCGCAGGGCTGCGGCGTGCCGCAGTTGTCCTCACCGTCGGAGATCAGCAGGATCGTGCGCGTCCCCATGGCGCCGTCGGCGGACCCGGGAAGGTCCTCCGCGGCCTTCTGCAGGGACAGGCCGATGGGTGTGTCTCCTCTGGGCCGCACGCCTGCCACGGCCTCCT is drawn from Streptomyces sp. NBC_01717 and contains these coding sequences:
- a CDS encoding vWA domain-containing protein, which translates into the protein MAGALPAAAAGSGAHGAAAAPGTAAPDNSSLVMVLDSSGSMADDDGTGRTRMETARSAVGTVVDGLPDHYPTGLRVYGADRPQGCTDTRLLRPVQPLDRTAVKEAVAGVRPRGDTPIGLSLQKAAEDLPGSADGAMGTRTILLISDGEDNCGTPQPCEVAEQLGNDRAGLRIDTVGFQVKGRAREQLECIAEAGNGRYYDAPDAKSLARQLQRASQLSADGYRFRGKRVEGAATGDRAPLLAPGQYLDAIGPGEKRYYAVDLDAVSTADFSATAVPQPGAAVDTFDALRTSIAYGAESSCATNTEHFYQKEGAVPLTSAVARIPAPEGTRVCDRAGRYWLVVERESRKGSDAARWPLELVHGVEVPLKKGVTPAASEPEYGVGGRSAALPSGDPRDVRGGTGFNDAEELGRGVWRDRILPSQTLWYKVPAGWGQQVRYDVEFANEPTVERASSYSYGATQLFTPARFPVGGGGEFTSTAMYNGRPAAIRMGSVPVAWTNRYEYRSAVQPVHTRGEFYISVTLGARAAEIAENPQVGVVLRVSVLGDERAGPEHGAPVLGKKMGNEADKRGNSPSAADSDGTGGAGWTGIAAAAGAVAVVVVIAGLVFVRSRRRSATQTTRGSA